Proteins encoded by one window of Ignavibacteriota bacterium:
- the nrfA gene encoding ammonia-forming cytochrome c nitrite reductase translates to MLNWILFFVTVAVVFAAGIFTASIMERRAEKAARLQIVREIPEWEPRNEIWGENFPKEWESYLKTGDTSFASLHGGSATIDYLEEYPELVILWAGYPFSIDYKQGRGHLHAVKDVRQTLRTGGVDNSPLPATCWTCKSTDVPRMMNTVGVENFYNKKWIEYGEEIINPIGCQDCHDPKTMKLRITRPALVEAFERQGKSMKEFSNQDMRSLVCAQCHVEYYFQKDNKYLVFPWDKGFSADNMEEYYDNIEFSDWTHKLSRAPMLKAQHPDYELYKTGVHASRNVSCADCHMPYKVEGGIKFTDHHIGSPLQNIANACQTCHRESEEQLRNDVYSRQDKVLEIRRIAEKAIAAAHIEAKAAWDAGASEADMAPVLKNIRHAQWRWDWVAAANGVGFHSPVEALRVLGTAIQKAEKARGEINVILTKLGQPIPYSLPDVSTKEKAQKFVGIDIEAQKNDKIKLLETVVTEWDKAAKERQGTLMNY, encoded by the coding sequence ATGCTCAACTGGATACTATTCTTTGTGACAGTAGCAGTTGTTTTTGCTGCAGGGATATTTACAGCTTCAATTATGGAACGTCGTGCAGAAAAAGCGGCAAGACTTCAAATAGTCCGCGAAATTCCTGAGTGGGAGCCTCGTAATGAAATCTGGGGAGAAAATTTCCCAAAAGAATGGGAATCTTACTTAAAAACAGGTGATACAAGTTTTGCAAGTTTGCACGGCGGTTCTGCTACTATTGATTATTTAGAAGAATATCCCGAATTGGTAATCCTCTGGGCTGGATATCCTTTTTCAATTGATTACAAACAAGGCAGAGGCCATTTGCATGCTGTAAAAGATGTCCGCCAGACCTTGAGAACAGGTGGAGTTGACAATAGCCCACTTCCTGCTACTTGCTGGACTTGTAAAAGTACTGATGTTCCTCGAATGATGAATACCGTGGGAGTTGAGAATTTTTACAATAAGAAATGGATTGAATATGGTGAAGAAATCATTAATCCGATTGGATGTCAGGATTGCCACGACCCGAAAACTATGAAACTTAGAATCACAAGACCGGCTCTTGTGGAAGCATTTGAAAGGCAGGGCAAAAGCATGAAGGAATTTTCAAATCAGGATATGCGTTCACTTGTTTGTGCTCAGTGCCATGTGGAATATTATTTCCAAAAAGATAATAAGTATCTTGTTTTTCCATGGGATAAAGGTTTTTCTGCTGATAATATGGAAGAATATTATGATAATATTGAGTTCTCCGACTGGACACATAAACTAAGCAGAGCACCAATGCTTAAAGCACAGCACCCTGATTATGAACTTTACAAGACCGGAGTTCATGCTTCCCGCAATGTTTCTTGTGCTGATTGCCACATGCCATATAAGGTAGAAGGTGGTATTAAATTTACAGACCATCATATCGGCAGTCCGCTTCAAAACATTGCAAATGCCTGCCAGACCTGCCATAGAGAAAGTGAGGAGCAACTTCGTAATGATGTATATTCACGTCAGGATAAAGTTCTGGAAATCAGACGTATTGCCGAAAAAGCTATAGCGGCTGCACATATTGAAGCAAAAGCTGCATGGGATGCCGGAGCAAGCGAAGCTGACATGGCACCGGTTCTGAAAAACATCAGACACGCACAGTGGCGTTGGGACTGGGTAGCCGCTGCCAACGGTGTTGGTTTCCATTCTCCTGTCGAAGCACTCAGAGTGCTTGGTACCGCTATTCAAAAAGCTGAAAAAGCAAGAGGCGAAATTAATGTGATACTGACTAAACTTGGGCAACCGATACCATATTCTCTACCGGATGTTTCTACAAAAGAAAAAGCTCAGAAGTTTGTCGGTATTGATATCGAAGCTCAAAAGAATGATAAAATTAAACTACTTGAAACAGTAGTTACCGAATGGGACAAAGCTGCTAAAGAGCGTCAGGGAACTTTGATGAATTACTAA
- the nrfH gene encoding cytochrome c nitrite reductase small subunit yields the protein MELLKRIMPPENWQSVVLVLVGILFGVGITAFHLSNASSYLSDESRTCINCHLMTPHYATWSKSSHGRSVSCSDCHVPHDNIFRKYMFKASDGMRHATVFTLKTEPDIIQIKPSGIKVVQDNCIRCHEKQLGESGLASHTGKAFSHGEGRLCWDCHRTVPHGIGNSQASTPYALVPDQTPSVPEWIQKLIKSKN from the coding sequence ATTGAATTACTTAAAAGAATAATGCCGCCTGAAAACTGGCAGTCAGTAGTGCTGGTTTTAGTCGGAATATTATTTGGCGTGGGAATTACAGCTTTTCATTTATCCAATGCTTCTTCATACCTGAGCGATGAATCGAGAACTTGTATCAATTGCCATCTAATGACCCCACACTATGCAACCTGGTCAAAAAGCAGCCATGGCAGAAGTGTGAGTTGTAGCGATTGTCATGTACCTCATGATAATATATTCAGAAAATATATGTTCAAGGCAAGTGATGGTATGCGTCATGCAACGGTATTTACACTTAAAACTGAACCTGATATCATTCAAATCAAACCTTCCGGGATAAAAGTTGTTCAAGACAATTGCATTCGCTGCCACGAAAAGCAGTTGGGCGAGTCAGGACTTGCAAGTCACACAGGTAAAGCCTTCTCGCATGGAGAAGGAAGATTGTGCTGGGATTGTCACAGGACAGTACCGCACGGTATCGGCAATAGTCAGGCATCAACTCCTTATGCTTTAGTACCGGATCAGACACCATCAGTTCCGGAGTGGATTCAGAAATTAATTAAATCAAAAAATTAA
- a CDS encoding immunoglobulin domain-containing protein, translated as MRIIYIFVLFLSYSLVFSNDITITSHPSSKVECVGKAISLSVSAFSESNQQLNFQWYKDNQKINEANTPVIYIENLQHINSGIYHCEVSNSELTIKSNAATVYALRPTNITKEPQDILTTLNNETVSFEFEAHINGLEIFEAENNKEFVKIQWFLFDNLTSHKLENNEIYDGVSSSKLSINTKNIPDTTYYFAELEGKCGTVTTKTVRLIKNLILLDISINGIYTCLGNFETIKSQIENPENHKLTFRWFKDGKAFYHKENVQGVFSDELKFNPIEMNDAGKYKLEARIDSINYAVFSNEVDVEICTKPEVIAIRIDSMTGTFLGYKRISLRVFLKKSCNSVMNVYENDSLFDSIKLDDYKMSYYDIPNPAYSMGALSKFFVRDRDIDEKYSIAIYNDCGMSQSDTVTVRDNLNDFEGRDPLNQYREFCEDDTTSLRFYFTYMKPNNNKIDYLWRSDIRFDCNPEFYSGCRTNVLHFKSLRKIDNGLFYLRASISGDPNEQDYSVSSPAGFVFKVKPKPDIKRQPISKNVANEDRDTLIYILFDNEPQLPISVELYYMASLSGTPRLIDKTEAEYGMWYRYIKDIGFSDAGYYFAKVNHYNECAPRFSDTVKISVISKGATSISNPDSERSIIVHPNPASDFITIQLSNTGLQPFATTDKVQIFDVLGIEIKDLTPTPLQIGEGLRIDVSHLPAGVYFIRIGNKVEKFVKM; from the coding sequence ATGAGAATCATTTATATATTTGTATTATTTTTATCATATTCATTAGTATTTTCTAATGACATAACAATCACATCTCATCCATCTTCAAAAGTGGAATGTGTCGGAAAGGCAATTTCTTTAAGTGTTTCGGCTTTCTCGGAATCAAATCAGCAATTAAATTTTCAGTGGTACAAAGACAATCAAAAAATAAATGAAGCAAATACACCTGTAATTTATATAGAAAATCTTCAACACATCAACTCAGGAATTTATCATTGCGAAGTATCAAATTCGGAACTCACAATAAAATCAAACGCCGCAACTGTATATGCACTCAGACCGACTAATATAACAAAAGAGCCTCAGGATATATTAACTACCCTGAATAATGAAACGGTTTCATTTGAATTTGAAGCACATATTAATGGTTTAGAAATTTTTGAAGCAGAAAATAATAAAGAATTTGTCAAAATTCAATGGTTTTTATTTGACAATTTAACAAGTCATAAATTAGAAAACAACGAAATATACGATGGAGTAAGCAGTAGCAAATTAAGTATTAATACTAAAAATATTCCTGACACAACTTATTACTTTGCAGAATTAGAAGGCAAATGCGGAACAGTCACAACCAAAACAGTCAGACTAATAAAAAATCTTATACTTCTCGATATTTCAATTAACGGCATATACACATGCTTAGGTAATTTCGAAACAATCAAATCACAGATAGAAAATCCTGAAAATCATAAACTAACTTTCAGATGGTTTAAAGATGGCAAAGCATTTTATCACAAAGAAAATGTTCAGGGAGTATTTTCTGACGAGCTTAAATTCAATCCAATTGAAATGAATGATGCAGGAAAATATAAACTTGAAGCAAGAATTGATAGTATTAATTATGCCGTTTTTTCAAATGAAGTTGATGTTGAGATTTGTACAAAACCTGAAGTCATAGCTATTCGTATTGATTCTATGACAGGTACTTTTTTGGGCTACAAAAGAATCTCATTACGTGTATTTTTAAAAAAATCATGCAATTCAGTAATGAATGTTTATGAAAATGACAGTTTATTTGATTCTATTAAATTAGATGACTATAAAATGAGTTATTATGATATTCCGAATCCGGCTTATTCAATGGGAGCTTTATCTAAATTTTTTGTAAGAGATAGAGATATAGACGAAAAATATAGTATAGCTATTTATAATGACTGTGGAATGAGCCAATCCGATACAGTAACAGTTCGTGATAATTTAAATGATTTCGAAGGCAGGGACCCACTAAATCAATACAGAGAGTTTTGTGAAGATGATACCACATCATTGCGATTCTATTTTACTTATATGAAGCCGAATAATAATAAAATAGATTACCTATGGCGATCTGATATACGATTTGATTGTAATCCTGAATTTTATAGTGGCTGCAGGACAAATGTATTGCATTTTAAAAGTCTTAGAAAAATTGATAATGGTCTTTTCTATTTAAGGGCGAGTATCTCAGGAGATCCCAATGAGCAAGATTATTCAGTTTCTTCACCAGCCGGTTTTGTATTTAAAGTAAAACCAAAGCCTGATATAAAACGGCAACCAATATCAAAAAATGTAGCAAATGAAGACAGAGACACACTTATATATATTCTTTTTGATAATGAACCTCAATTACCAATATCTGTCGAACTATATTATATGGCAAGCCTTTCCGGCACACCAAGATTAATAGATAAAACAGAAGCAGAATACGGTATGTGGTACAGATATATTAAAGATATTGGCTTTTCGGATGCAGGGTATTATTTTGCTAAAGTCAACCATTATAATGAATGTGCACCAAGATTTTCAGATACAGTCAAAATATCTGTAATATCGAAAGGTGCAACAAGTATAAGCAATCCCGATAGTGAGAGGAGCATAATTGTCCACCCAAATCCTGCAAGTGATTTTATTACAATCCAGCTCAGCAACACAGGGCTTCAGCCCTTTGCTACGACTGATAAAGTGCAAATATTTGATGTACTTGGAATAGAAATCAAAGACCTCACCCCAACCCCTCTCCAAATTGGAGAGGGACTAAGAATTGATGTATCTCATCTGCCCGCAGGAGTGTATTTCATCAGAATTGGGAATAAGGTGGAGAAATTTGTGAAGATGTGA
- a CDS encoding T9SS type A sorting domain-containing protein has product MKAKLSIVESFNKVLNKRYYGIRAMYFLVIITLLLPLQKVDIFSYGDSPYCNDYICPEIEFVYQGIEPLPDLLYPACKYDVHWSYRFVDCPEAGMSWCDFRIDSIVGSLENGPACEGNRTVYELVREMTFLLLEKKVPFTSCFAGLSNSSCTTNISVSYASCWQYEIDPYTGGGNLKKLVPCKNLTQCCREVWQICKDATGQLHPPPTHVSTLGINPICPIDEQNPEDACFAVCENPSLKQTINNQETYLSGYGDKLVVFPNPANDILNLNFVSDAKGIYSVEVYDIAGNLVLIESFSISQLDKDIQLDIHKLTSGTYAFMIKHNDMVRISGNFGIVK; this is encoded by the coding sequence ATGAAAGCTAAGCTTTCAATTGTTGAAAGTTTTAATAAGGTACTAAACAAAAGATATTACGGTATCAGAGCTATGTACTTTCTTGTAATAATTACTTTATTATTACCGTTACAGAAGGTTGATATTTTTTCTTATGGAGATAGTCCTTATTGCAATGACTATATTTGTCCTGAAATTGAGTTTGTTTATCAAGGAATTGAACCACTACCAGATCTCCTTTACCCAGCTTGTAAATATGATGTTCATTGGTCATACAGATTTGTAGATTGCCCGGAAGCTGGAATGAGTTGGTGTGATTTTAGAATTGATTCAATTGTAGGAAGTCTTGAAAATGGTCCCGCATGCGAAGGTAATCGAACTGTCTATGAGCTTGTCCGAGAAATGACATTTCTACTTTTGGAAAAAAAGGTACCTTTTACAAGTTGCTTCGCAGGATTAAGCAATAGTTCTTGTACAACCAATATTTCTGTTAGTTACGCATCTTGCTGGCAATATGAAATAGATCCCTATACAGGAGGAGGTAATCTAAAAAAATTAGTGCCCTGCAAAAATTTAACACAATGCTGTAGAGAAGTATGGCAAATCTGTAAAGATGCTACAGGACAATTACACCCACCACCAACTCATGTTTCTACATTAGGCATTAATCCGATATGCCCAATAGATGAACAGAATCCAGAAGATGCCTGCTTTGCTGTATGCGAAAATCCTTCTCTTAAGCAAACTATAAATAATCAAGAAACTTATCTTTCCGGGTATGGAGATAAATTAGTAGTTTTTCCAAATCCGGCAAATGATATTCTAAATTTAAATTTTGTTTCTGATGCGAAAGGAATTTATTCTGTTGAAGTTTATGATATTGCCGGAAACTTGGTTTTGATTGAAAGTTTCTCAATAAGCCAACTGGATAAAGATATACAACTTGATATACACAAACTTACAAGTGGTACTTATGCTTTTATGATTAAGCATAATGACATGGTAAGAATTAGTGGTAACTTCGGAATTGTAAAATAG